The DNA region tcaatatttttatcttgatataatattaataaacaaacGTGTTAAAATAGTTTGATTTGTGttccaaatgtatttatttatttttgtatttactgtatttatttatattttttaattaatagttttttcatttactttttgtttattgatttaatCATCTATtgttcattaattcatttatcaaaatacattaaatgcttatatatctttatttatttaatcatgtaGTATTCACTTATTTTTGTATTCAAACATACactgattatttattattcatacatttagtgtttatttattgtatgttatttcataatttaattcatttaatcatgtattattattgtatttcatCATATATGAATTACTTATCTATTGTTTATCTAATTAGTCTTGCATTAAACTTGTTTCTGTATATTATTGTTTTCGTttatcatttaattatttaaattgttttacatttttatctgtactgtatattttttaagcACAAGTAGTTAATTTTCTGGCTAATTTTGAGGTAAGGGGCGTGGCATAATGTGAAACGAGCCAATCAGAAGTCATCTCTGTGCAGGCAGTTGATAGTGTTTATAAGCATCAGTCAAAGTGAAATGAGTCCAACTGGTTGTGAACCTCTCTATGGGAACAGCTGCGACGCTGTGAAATCCGATCACCTTGAACGTAACATTCCTAAACAATGTTGAAGGTCATCAGCTGCTCCAGTTGTCCTTTTACAAAGTCAAATATGGCTgaatttttcattatttcactttaaaaacaatcttttttttaaacccacacAGCAAACACTTTGGTGTTGTGTCACCATGTGGTAACATACtacaataaatgttgaaatgaaaCTGTTTAAAGGTGTCTAATCGAccttgattgtgtgtgtgtgtgtgtgtgtgtgtgtgtgtgtgtgtgtgtgtgtgtgtgtgtgtgtgtgtgtgtgtgtgtgtgtgtgtgtgtgtgtgtgtgtgtgtgtgtgtgtgtgtgtgtgtgtgtgtgtgtgtgtgtcagagtgtTGGGGTAGAAACGAGGAGGAACGTCTCATCAACTATCTCCTCAAAGATAGAGGTTATAAGAAAGACCTTCGTCCTGTGAAGCGTCAGCAGGACACGGTGGATGTTTTCATCGCTCTCACACTCTCCAACCTCATCTCTCTGGTACACTAACTACATctataaattatattaaaactaACTTATTCATCAAACTTTAATAAATACTGAAACATTAGGCTGAACTTAACTAAAATGAGACGAAATGGGATCAAAAAACgattaaaaatgtgtattttctgcCCTCTGTGGTTCAGACTAATTACTGGTTCATTAATAAGATCTGCACTGTGAATTAATTTTCATActgaaatgctaatgctagcagtTAGCTTATTTAGCTAGTGATAGCTACTCCTAACTTTCATATGCTAAAAGATTGGCAGTCCAGATGCTAATCCTAGCCTAATAAGATAATAATTACACTAAAGacagatgctaatgctaaatgtgacatagctaagctaacacacagcTGTGTTAGCTTAGCTAATGGTAAAACACAGCTTTGTAAGCTTAGCTATAGAAGGTTTTCacagcgcgtcatcaacccggaagtcgtcattttggagataagcagcaTGTTTACAAACGAGCAAATCTTGAATTTTGAGATGAAATGATGAaatattgctgtgtttttggctgtaatAATCAATCAGACCGTGAAATAcatgtggagttttatagactgacaATAGTTCTAACAGATCAGGAAGAACAATGTctgtattttatagtcagtagtttaactcaccgttgttgcaccagttgttattgtgtttatGTAAACACCACCGCCATCATCTCCTGTTTTACATTtacagtttgttctccagggaacagacattagaacacaggatggaaggacgcggcgttctctgaggattagcttttagcttggttgctagccccgcccctgcttctgatcacaccgcttacgtctcctccgttagcggacaccgctggtacgaggctccgctgcttCCTGGGCCGCTGGATGTAGCCAGCGTAGCAATCCGAGGCTCAAGGTCCAGAGTAGTCGCGTCTAACGGACTGTAATTGTTTGATTTGCCTAAAGCTAAGATTACCTGCTGGTCGTATAGTATTTTATAGTAACTATGCTGCACGTTCACTGTGAAATTagtagaactgactgagttgtCTGCTGATAAACAGTTTATCTGTTGCTAACGCGAACTTCTGCAGCCGCAGCCGACCTCCAAACTTCTATAAGATTTAAGTTCTTCCGCTGTCTTtccgggtcgtcattgatccaagatgaGGGAGcgactcgtatggatctgcaccaccaataaaaccaatatcgtgccctttcctgcggaccaagtccttccctgtatacCTTTGCATCTGTAACGCATTTAGAGGAGCTTTTCTATGATTTATCTCTGGCAGAGAACACCTCTAGTGTCAACATCTGCTTACCTCCAACATGGCCGTGCATatgggttactgcccagaaagtgacgtctgtgaaaaccctctataataACACTAAAGacagatgctaatgctaaatgtgaCGTAGCTAAGCTAACAGATGTGTTTTACCTAGTTTAGCTAACAGAGCTGACCCTTTATTtctgacatacagtatatatttaaaaacgGTAGTTAAGCCTCAGAGagaggctaatgctaaatgtgATGTAAAATCCACTCACACTGGAAACAATAATTAATGCTAAAAGTTCTTGTTGCTAGTAACATAAATGATAATACTAGAATTAGTAACTTTGGAATAATTATTTTCACTAATTCtactaaatgtatatatatttttaaaaggcagTTTAAGGTTTGTTTTATATGAATAATAAAGTCAGGATTCTCCTGCTCTAAATTATGTTTCCATCAAAACAGTtcaaaagcataaaaatgtcagaaaatcgGCAACAaagataatttaattgtaataccAGTTTGTGCCACCAGATGGCCCTttggaagaaagaaaaaaaatgacaattattagTTATATGTGAACTTTGTCTGTGTTGTTTGTAGAAAGAAGTGGATGAAACTCTGCTGACAAACGTGTGGATTGAGCACGTATGTAAACATAcgttaataatcattaaaacGTTCTTTATACTTTCTCCCTGAGTAGTTTATGTcttatgtgtttattttagaCGTGGTACGACTACAGACTGTCCTGGAACGAGTCTGAGTTTGATGGAATCAGTGTTATTCGTCTCCCCTCCACCATGTTGTGGCTGCCAGAGATCGTTCTGGAAAACAAGTGAGAAAATATGAGGAAATGGGATTTAATCTTTAGTCAGTGCTGGGTGTTTATCTTTAGCTACGCTAACAGAGATCAGTGGTTATTAATAGTAAAGCTAATAGTGTGCCGTTTGTATCTTTAGCTAAGCTAGCACAGCTGTGTTTTACCTATAGCTAAGCTAACGCAGCTGTGTTTTACCTATAGCTAAGCTAACGCAGCTGTATTTTACCTATAGCTAAGCTAGCACAGCTGTGTTTTACCTATAGCTAAGCTAACGCAGCTGTGTTTTACCTATAGCTAAGCTAGTACAGCTGTGTTTTACCTATAGCTAAGCTAGTACAGCTGTGTTTTACCTATAGCTAAGCTAATACAGCTGTGTTTTACCTATAGTTAAGCTAACGCAGCTGTGTTTTACCTATAGCTAAACTAGCACAGCTGTGTTTTACCTATAGCTAAGCTAACACAGCTGTATTTTACCTATAGCTAAGCTAGCACAGCTGTGTTTTACCTATAGCTAAGCTAGCACAGCTGTGTTTTAACTACAACTAAGCTAGCACAGCTGTGTTTTACCTATAGCTTAGCTAACACAGCTGTGTTTTacctaaagctaagctagcagaGCTGTGTTTTACCTATAGCTAAGCTAGCACAGCTGTGTTTTACCTATAGCTACGCTAGCACAGCTGTGTTTTACCTTTAGCTAAGCTAACACAGCTGTGTTTTACCTATAGCTAAGCTAAGACAGCTGTTATTTTATCTTTAGATAAgcttaaaattgtgtttttattcatattgaagctaatatgtttgtgtttttattcatattgaagctaatatgtttgtgtttttgtttcagtaatGACGCCCAGTTTGAGATTGCCTACTACTGTAACGTGCTGGTTTATCCTGACGGTCTCTGTTATTGGCTTCCTCCGGCCATCTTCCGCTCGTCCTGCTCCATCAACGTCAACTACTTTCCCTTCGACTGGCAGAACTGCACGCTTAAATTTGTGTGAGACCCTGAGAAATCATCAAACTCAGATTATAGTAGAAACAAGTTTAGGTCTGAACCATTGAATCTATTGTACTTTATTATTGTTGCATCTACAGCCAGTTTAATCACAAACATCATCTAGTGATGATTTTAAGAACTCTTCCCTTGCTATTTATTGAGTCTAAGTTTAGTTTGAGCCAGGTGAGATAGTACAGTACTTCAAAGGCTGACATGGTCTTACAGGTCCCTGACCTACAACGCTAAGGAGATCAGAATGCAGCTGAAGACGGAGGAGGATGAGACCAGTAAATGGACGGTGGAGTGGATCGTTATCGACCCTGAAGGATTCACAGGTTCACAGTTTATCTCTTTACATCCAAAACAACGCCACTACATATTTACAGTTACTCAATTAGGACATAtaaaagtcagaattatgaaATAAGTCATTTATCATCTCAGATTCTAAGATAATGAgataaaattacataaaaattacaTTGAAAGTCAAAACTATATTTTAggtaaaatcataattaaagtgttaatataaaatacaagATTGCATATTTTTGAGATTAAGTTCTAATCATAAGATATCTCATAActgagataaaaataataattacaaaataaattcatGATTATGAAATCAAAAGTCATAAATAAGAGACATTTGATACTGATGAGATAAATATCTTATATCTTGGCTTATCTACTATATAGATACATATTTTACAACCATAACTTTTTATCATCCATCCAAATATCTGGAGCCTCCAGTTTTATTTATAAGTTAATCTTTAATGATGTTAATCTTTAATGATGTTAATCTGTGCAGAGAACGGAGAATGGGAGATCATCCACAGACCAGCCAAGAAGAACATCTACAAACACATCCCCATGGAGAGCAACAAGCACCAGGACGTCACCTTCTACCTGGTCATAAAACGCAAACCTCTGTTTTACATCGTCAACATCATCATCCCCTGTGTCCTCATCTCCTTCCTGGCTTCACTGGTCTACTACCTGCCTGCTGACAGTCAGTGGGGCCGCACACCTCCACTTTACCACACCTCCACTATACCACACCTCCGCTTTACCACACCTCCACTATACCACACCTCCACTATACCACACCTCCACTATACCACACCTCCACTATACCACACCTCCACTTTACCACACCTCCACTATACCACACCTCCACTATACCACACCTCCACTATACCACACCTCCACTATACCACACCTCCACTATACCACACCTCCACTATACCACACCTCCACTATACCACACCTCCGCTTTACCACACCTCCACTATACCACACCTCCACTATACCACACCTCCACTATACCACACCTCCACTTTACCACACCTCCACTATACCACACCTCCACTATACCACACCTCCACTATACCACACCTCCACTATACCACACCTCCACTTTACCACACCTCCACTATACCACACCTCCACTTTACCATAACTGTCTTTGACTCTACAAGACCTTAACCCTGTGTCGCCATGGTAACCGCCTGTGTGTTGTGAACAGGTGGTGAGAAGATGACTCTGTCCATCTCGGTGCTTCTGGCTCAGTCTGTTTTCCTGCTCCTGATCTCACAGAGACTCCCAGAGACGTCCATGTCTGTCCCTCTCATCGTCAAGTAAGACTAActgcactatatatatatatatatatatatatatgtatttcttgttaatatttatttatggatgtacagtatgtttgtgtttatttttcccTGAATCTtactgcgtgtgcgtgtgcgtgtgtgtgtttcaggtacTTAATGTTCATCATGGTTCTGGTCACGTTCGTTGTGTTAAACTGCgttgtggttctcaacctgcaCTTCAGGACCCCGAGCACGCACGTCATGTCTGAGTGGACCAAGAAGGTgaacaacacaacaaacacacaatcacacacacaacaggAAGTAGTTTgggatgtttttggagtcattttgttgttaatgaataaagataattttgtgtgtttctgttgttgtttaatATGTTGTGCTCTCTGAAGGAACTTTATACCACTGACCAGTTctacatgttttggttagcttagcacgtagcgacgcTGGCTGAGCAAGGTCAAAGGGTAAATGGGCGGTGCTACATTACAGCAGGTTGAGTTATTGGTtagaatgtttttaaaaagcgtTATCTGCCAACAGCTGGGACCGATAGCTAGTGCGTTTTATTTGCGTTGTGTTAACTGTACGTTATGTTAACTGTGCATTGAGTTCAATGTGCGTTGTGTTAACTGTACATTATGTTGTAAGTTAACTGTACCTTATGGTAACTGTGCATTAGGCTAACTATACGATGCGTTAACTGTACGTTATGTTAACCTTACGTTGGGTTAACTGTGTGTTGCGTAAATGTACGTTAGGCTAACTATACGCTGCGTTAACTATTCGTTGCATTAACTGTGCATTGCGTTAACTGTACGTTATGTTAACTGTACGTTATGTTAACTGTATGTTGCGTTAACTGCGCATTGCGTTAACTGTACGTTAGGTTAACTGTACGTTGCGTTAACTGCGCATTGTGTTAACTGTACGTTAGGTTAACtgtacattaggttaactgcgCGTTGCGTTAACTGTACGTTAGGCTAACTACGTTGCGTTAACTGTGCATTGCGTTAATTGTGCGTTGCGTTAACTGTGCGTTGCGTTTTAACTGTACGTTCTGTTAACTGTACGTTAGGTTAACTGTGTATTGCGTGAACTGTACGTTGTGTTCACTGTACGTTATGTTGTAAGGTATGTTAACTGTACGTTACGTTAACTGTGCGTTGCGTTAACTGTTAGCTAAGTATTAGCTCTACGTTCTGAGTGCTTCTGTCTCTCTTTGTCTTCAGTTCTTCCTGGAGCGTCTTCCTCGAATCTTACGGATGTCGCGTCCTGCCGAAGAGGAGCCTCAGTGGGATGGAGCGTTGCCACGGCGATCTAGCTCAGTGGGCTACATCGCCTCGGCTGAGGAGTATTACAGCGTGAAGAGTCGCAGTGAGCTGATGTTTGAGAAGCAGTCGGAGCGACACGGGCTGATGAAAAGGCCCACGCACGCTGCAGGTTTAACACCTTTACCGGCCACGCCTCCTACAGGTAGTGGATGGTAAAGTCTTAATACTTCTTCTTCTGTAGTGGTGAAGCCTCCAGATGATGGAGGCGTGACTGATCAGCTGTATGGTGAGATGAAGCCAGCGGTGGACGGAGCTAACTACATCATCAAACACATCCGCAACAAGAACGACTACAACGaggtctttttatttatttattttattctactaaaataaagctaaactaaactctatttttattacaacaataatagcaataatagtatttctttatttcaatTGTATTTCTTGATTCTGAAATTAATGttatttaacaataataatgataataataataaaactgataataacaataatataaataatgttgatagtgataatattaataataattgtgtcTAACAGGAGAAAGATAACTGGAGTGGTATTGCCCGTACAGTGGACCGTCTGTGTCTGTTCCTGGTGACTCCAGTCATGACTCTGGGAACCATCATTATCTTCATGATGGGACAATATAACCACCCCCCCCACCTGCCCTTTAACGGTGACACACACGACTACACAGAGGCACACAAACGCCTGCTACACACctcacaataacacacacacgacTACACAAACGCCTGCTACACACctcacaataacacacacacgacTACACAAACGCCTGCTAAAcaacacacagtgatacacacaactacacatgCTGTAACacgcacaaatacacaatgtaacacacactgtaacattatcattattattattattattttgtttgtgtgctttgaATAAACGTCTTTAATCAGATAATCTTTGTCGTGTGTTGTGGGGAAACTGGTGCCCATTTTAACTGGTGACTTACTGCAGCTAACaccaggtcacatgatcaccaGGTCATTTAAAACACTGGTGTCAAACTAAGAGTTTTGAGATAGCCAGGAgtgatgtttattttctttattgtattCAAAGTTTGTAGAGGAAACGAGTCAGGAGagcaaatttcaaaataaaacaaacacaccagggcctttattatttctaaacgagacaaactttatttacagaGGAAATGCAGAGGTATAAATAGAGGCTGTGAGCATGTCCTTGGTGCTCTCCTATCAGATCTAAATGaatcaaaaatgataaaacgTAGAAAGACAGAACAGAGCGTCAATAGCCTAAAATTAACCAAAGTTTCGAAACCGTCATCAAAATTGTACGAAATCTGTTGAAGGagtaaaatgcaaaaaactgtacaaaataaatccaaagcaTTCTCACAATTAAATTAAGTAAAACAAATTTTAATTTCAGATTAGTTATGTTGATAGTTAAAATAAGAataacattcacacatttacgTATTTGGAAATTTAAACTTggcaacctgtatctggatttgttgacaagtttaataaagcaggaaaaacagaagactgaccctgaccttaaatatgaccttgagcgaaggccaaggtcacacattgaaaggaaatgttgttcattattaccagtggccaagttatagggaaaaagtattttttttgtgacgtcatgaactttgacccctactgatctttttactggtcgtacagctttggtccatgtaaataaaatattctacttgagatgaacttttcataaatgtaagcatcaaacttgtacgataaatattggTAAAGATATggacatttttggtttttgataCTTCAcgcaaccttgaccttgacattttggctccaaaaaaggtcgactgcacatcgttgacattgtccctatgagacaACGTACGTCATTAatagtgtaggaggagttacagGACAAAGGAGTTGTATGAGAAGTTGTATGAGAACAATGTATTTAGCAATTTTCAATTGCTAAATACATGTGCTTTTTGTCActaagggggcggggctttacAATTCTTTAAACGTAAGTTTTCAATAATAGTCCCACTGAAACAACAAAGCTTTAGTCCCTTAAAGTTTTCCCAATATGAGATGAAAACGACTCGTCTCCTATTGTAACGCGCCTCAGCTAGCATTT from Gouania willdenowi chromosome 20, fGouWil2.1, whole genome shotgun sequence includes:
- the chrnd gene encoding acetylcholine receptor subunit delta gives rise to the protein MVGVQTLVLEAVVLLALLPSECWGRNEEERLINYLLKDRGYKKDLRPVKRQQDTVDVFIALTLSNLISLKEVDETLLTNVWIEHTWYDYRLSWNESEFDGISVIRLPSTMLWLPEIVLENNNDAQFEIAYYCNVLVYPDGLCYWLPPAIFRSSCSINVNYFPFDWQNCTLKFVSLTYNAKEIRMQLKTEEDETSKWTVEWIVIDPEGFTENGEWEIIHRPAKKNIYKHIPMESNKHQDVTFYLVIKRKPLFYIVNIIIPCVLISFLASLVYYLPADSGEKMTLSISVLLAQSVFLLLISQRLPETSMSVPLIVKYLMFIMVLVTFVVLNCVVVLNLHFRTPSTHVMSEWTKKFFLERLPRILRMSRPAEEEPQWDGALPRRSSSVGYIASAEEYYSVKSRSELMFEKQSERHGLMKRPTHAAVVKPPDDGGVTDQLYGEMKPAVDGANYIIKHIRNKNDYNEEKDNWSGIARTVDRLCLFLVTPVMTLGTIIIFMMGQYNHPPHLPFNGDTHDYTEAHKRLLHTSQ